In Maridesulfovibrio sp., the following proteins share a genomic window:
- a CDS encoding DEAD/DEAH box helicase codes for MEKFRNLGLSDITIEALEKKGFTAPTPIQEKTIPMLLSGEKDIVGQAQTGTGKTAAFGLPIIENIREGANHVQAIVLTPTRELALQVADEIISFRGKRKIFVATVYGGQPMLPQFKALKRGADIVVGTPGRVLDHIRRGSLDLSQINNFVLDEADEMCNMGFLDEVSEIMENAGEDRRTLLFSATMPPEVMRIAKKFMGDYDVVTVKREKNETPLTELIFHEVNERDRFEALCRVVDAQPEFYGLVFCRTRADADRVAGTLAERGYPAEPIHGDLSQARREDILMRFRKRRCKILVATDVAARGIDVPDLSHVVNFALPQDPQSFVHRVGRTGRAGKKGVAVTLISPREFGKLRYITKVTGLRVDKKPLPSIDEVIEVKKSRVGAELSDIIEAGEHLSYLDLAHELLEEIDPVEAVAALFKHSQGSVLDKRSYHKIEECGGPAANRGRVRFTAQVGRSHGMTPRKLVDMICRRARINPVRIQHVKIQGRQSTFTVPAGDSDNVMRSVNNTSQNERPLLRRG; via the coding sequence ATGGAAAAATTCAGAAACCTCGGCCTTTCCGATATCACAATTGAAGCTCTTGAGAAAAAAGGCTTCACAGCTCCCACCCCCATTCAGGAAAAGACCATCCCCATGCTCCTTTCCGGAGAAAAAGACATCGTAGGTCAGGCCCAGACAGGAACCGGTAAAACCGCAGCTTTCGGCCTGCCCATCATTGAAAATATCCGCGAAGGCGCCAATCACGTTCAGGCCATCGTACTGACCCCGACCCGCGAACTGGCTCTACAGGTTGCGGATGAAATCATTTCTTTCCGCGGCAAGCGCAAAATTTTCGTAGCCACAGTTTACGGTGGACAGCCCATGCTTCCGCAGTTCAAGGCTTTGAAACGCGGTGCAGACATCGTTGTCGGTACCCCTGGCCGTGTGCTTGACCACATTCGCCGCGGCTCCCTTGACCTTTCCCAGATCAATAACTTCGTACTCGATGAAGCTGATGAAATGTGTAATATGGGTTTCCTCGATGAAGTTTCCGAAATCATGGAAAACGCAGGCGAAGACCGCCGCACCCTGCTCTTCTCCGCAACCATGCCGCCCGAAGTTATGCGCATCGCCAAAAAATTCATGGGCGACTACGATGTTGTCACTGTAAAACGCGAGAAAAACGAAACACCGCTCACCGAACTTATCTTCCATGAAGTAAACGAGCGTGACCGCTTTGAAGCACTCTGCCGTGTTGTTGATGCACAGCCCGAATTCTACGGTCTTGTATTCTGCCGCACCCGCGCTGATGCTGACCGCGTGGCCGGCACACTTGCTGAACGCGGATACCCTGCCGAGCCGATCCACGGTGACCTTTCTCAGGCCCGCCGCGAAGATATCCTCATGCGTTTTCGTAAACGCCGCTGCAAAATCCTCGTTGCTACCGATGTTGCCGCCCGTGGTATCGACGTTCCCGATCTTTCCCATGTTGTTAACTTCGCCCTGCCGCAGGACCCGCAGAGCTTTGTTCACCGCGTAGGCCGTACCGGACGTGCAGGTAAAAAGGGTGTAGCTGTAACCCTGATTTCACCCCGCGAATTCGGTAAACTGCGCTACATAACCAAAGTCACCGGCCTTCGTGTTGATAAAAAACCCCTGCCGAGCATCGATGAAGTCATCGAAGTCAAAAAATCCCGTGTGGGAGCCGAACTGAGCGACATCATTGAAGCAGGAGAACATCTTTCCTACCTTGATCTCGCCCATGAACTGCTCGAAGAGATTGATCCTGTGGAAGCCGTTGCCGCACTGTTCAAGCATTCTCAGGGCAGCGTTCTCGACAAGCGCAGCTACCATAAAATCGAAGAATGCGGCGGTCCCGCTGCGAACCGCGGCCGTGTTCGTTTTACCGCACAAGTAGGTCGCTCTCACGGCATGACCCCGCGTAAACTGGTCGACATGATCTGCCGCCGCGCCCGCATCAATCCTGTTCGCATCCAGCACGTCAAGATTCAGGGCCGCCAGTCCACCTTCACCGTGCCCGCAGGCGACTCTGATAACGTGATGCGCTCTGTGAATAACACTTCCCAAAATGAAAGGCCCTTGCTCAGACGCGGCTAG